The genomic DNA TTCGCCATAGTCAATGTTCGAAAATTATGAAACCAGCAAAAAAAATCCTGAATTTATCAAAAGTAATATAAAATAGTTATCTTTACCTTTCAGGTCTTCCGCTTTCATCGGGTTTTAGGGTAGTCAGTGTTTAATCGCCAGGGTTTGATTTACCCAGCCCAAAGCCCTGACATGCAATCATCTCCTCCACTGTGAAAACAGCACTTGATAGTTTATTGTCCGGTCGACCATCAGGTCACTTATCGATGATCAGTCTCATCTGCAAAGGTCCAATAGATAAGACAATTgatgcagctattatttacaaataaacatggGGTCATCTCTCACCgagtaaaatgatattttaaatgagaTAAAATAATTCTGGCACCTGTGATATTATTTACATGAAGTAATTTGACTTCTCAGTCCAGTCGGTGCTaggggcagtgttgcattttccattactgctcataaccgagtctgcaattttcagtttgcattaATTGTTCACggtttccgagggatctactttccagattttattttacataagttGTAACACATTAAACAATGAACACGttaaaaatatcaatcaaaactACACAAAAAAACTAACATTGAACAATCGTTTACCTTTGTAAATTCAAATCTAAAAGCAATCCTCTAAGTACGAATCCGTGTGGGACGAAACGGTCAAATGTTTCGGACTAATATTGGGCAGTGAAGCTAATTCTTTTTCGTTTAAGAATTTCGTTCAGGCTTACCTGAGATTCGGTAGCACATGCGCAGATCACTTTTCCGGTTGCAATTCTGCAAGAAACACGCCTCGtagtttaagattttttaatcGGTCGTAGATCGATTTTATCGAagtatttattgaaaatttcattCTAGTTTGTTTGATTAGTTACTGACACAAATTTGTATGCACGTAGTGCATATCTAGTAAATTTAATTTAGTGAAACGAGGCGAATTTTAGGTCGCACGTAGTGTGATTTTTTCACTTCCGTCATAATGGCGGATGCTAGTAAAGAATCGAGAGATACAACTTCGAAGAAAGTTGTGGAATCAGGtgaaaaagttaaagaaaaagtGAATAAGGCAAAGCGCCGGCGAAAGCGCCTAAAAAGGTCAAGGAAAAAGCCAGCTCGTCGAGTATGTTTAAAACTGCCGAGGACAAGATTCTTAACTTGTTGGAAGTTATGAAAAGTTCGTTTGATAAGCAAACGAAAGATCAGAATGTGAAAATTCAAGAGTTAGCGAGTAAAGTGGACAATTATGAACAGTTGTATGACGATTTTGAGAATTATGATGATGACGAGGAGTCATTTGATGATAGATCTAGTGAACGTCAGGATTCTGACGAACAGAAAAAGAGAAAATGTGACGAGGAtgagaataataataataggtTTAAAGACATGGCTAAACGATTTAAGAGTACAGAAACTTGTGATGTCAATGTTGATTCAGTTCTGGCATCTACAGTGAATGAATTGTTTCTGAATGGGCTCGATGAAGAGCATTACAATAAACTCACAAAAGATGACCTTAATGCAAGGCCAGAAAATTGTGACTCTTTAACTGTGGTTAAAATGAATCAGTTAATTTGGGACGCAGTCTCGCCAAATGCACGTACATCTGATAGGAAACTTCAGCATATTGAAGAATCTATAGTGAAAAGTGGCACTATTTTGGTGAAAGCGGTGAATCAGCTGGCTCAGATTGAATCAGAGCATTCTGATGTACAGTTAGGAACTGTGATTGATCAGTGTAATGATGTGCTCGCCTTGCTTGGGCATGCGAACAAACAGGTGAACCTGACTAGAAAGGATTTTTTACGTCCGGAAATGAGCAAGGAGTATACTCATTTGTGTAGCCAGTCCCGACCTTTTACGAAATTCTTATTTGGGGACGATGTCTCTAAATCAGCCAAAGAGCTTGAAGACTGCTCAAAAATCAGTAATAGGATGTTTGATCGCCGCCCTTTCAGAGGGGGACCAACACGTAGACTCATGAATCGAGGGTTCCGGTTCAGGGGTGGATATGGCCGTGGCATGCGACCAAGAGGCCGGGGAATGTTTGACCCTGGTACATCTGCAGTTGAATAAAAAAACTACCAGAGACGGGGGTCTCGGATGCCATTAAAGCAGTAAAACAGGTAAATGTTTCAGATTTTCAAGCAGGTAGATTGGCACAATTTGTGCAAGAATGGGAAAAACTAACATCTGATCCTCAAATTCTTGATATAGTAGAAAATTGTCACATTGATCTTCAAATTAATGAAGAAgattctaaaacaaaaaaatgtcatagcattcagtataaatttaacatgtttgaatCTCAGCAAATTGATCGTGAAATTGAGAAACTTTTACATTTGAAAGTTATTGTGCCTGTCGAGGCAGGGGAAGGTCAGATACTATCACCAATCTTCTTACGACCAAAAAAGAATGGTGAATACcgattgattttgaatttaaaaaggttaatacattcatttcttataaaCATTTCAAGATGGAAACGTTTGAAAAAGCTCTTACATTAATAACGAAAGGTGTAAAAATGGGATCAGTTGATATCCGTCACGCATATTATTCCATAAAAATAACTGATGAACAGCAAAAATGTTTCCGTTCCATTTGGCGCGACCAAATTTACCAATATACCTGCTTAGCTAATGGAGTTAGTGAAGGCCCTCGTCTTTTCACAAAGCTTTTGAAGCCCATTTATGCAAGATTACGTAGCCTGGGATATATAAGCTCAGGTTTTATTGATGACAGCATTTTGTTGGATGATACTTTTACTGAATGTGTTGATAATATTGATGCAACAGTTAACCTAATGTCACAGGTTGGTTTTATtataaatgaagaaaaatcaGTATTGTTTCCGACTACAAAATTGCATTACTTGGGGAACATAATAGATTCAGAAGAAATGATAGTCATTTTTGCCAAAAGAAAGGCAGGATAAAATTATTCGGGAATGTCAAATTTTGTATGGAAAATCTGAGGCACCAATTAGACAGGTGGCCAAGGTTATTGGTCTTATTGTAGCTAGTTTTTCTGCCGTAGACTATGGAAAGTTGCATTATAGAGATCTAGAACTAGCAAAAACTATTTCTCTGAGGCATAATTTTGGTAATTACGATGCAGTTATGCCACTTACAGACAAAATGAAATCTGAGTTAGCTTAGTGGATTCAGAATTTACGGCAACAGTCTAGAGTAATTGACAGGTTAAATCCAAGTAACATTATTGAAACGGATGCATCCTTCCTTGGCTTGGGGGCTAAGTACCTAACCCAAAAAATAGGCGGTAGGTGGACTGTTGAAGAAAGTCaatcaaacataaatgtattGGAATTACTTGCAATTTTCCATGCATTACGGTCTTTTCAGAAGTCTATTGTTTCCACACATGTAAAAGTAATGTCAGATAATACGACTGCTGTCAGTTATATTAATAATATGGGTGGAACTGTGTCTCCTCAGTGTAATAGGATTGCTGTTGATATTTGGACATGGTGCATAACTCATGACATTTGGTTAATTGCTGCACATATTGCAGGAAAGCGTAATTTAGAGGCTGATGAAGCATCTAGAAAGTTTAAGGACAATCTTGAATGGAAActagatgaaaatatttttagtaaaatatgTGACTTGTGGGGTGTCCCTGATTTAGATTGTTTTGCTTCTAGGTTGAATGCACAGTTAAAAACTTATTGTTCTTGGAAACCTGATCCTGATTGCAGTTACGTAGATGCATTTACCTTTGATTGGAAGATTGTAGATAATGTGTATGTTTATCCTCCTTTCAGTTTGTTAGGAAGATGCGTGCAGAAAATGAGAAGAGACTTGGCCAAGGGCATCATCATAGCGCCACTGTGACCGACTCAGCCTTGGTTTCCGAGACTTATGGAAATATTGGTGGAGACACCAGTCATTGTTCGCAAGAAAAAAGGTCTACTGAAACTACCGAATCAAGAGGTAACACATCCCCTGGAAGGAAAACTAAGACTGATTGCTTGCAAAGTGTCAGGAACAGTTTCAGACAACGTGGCTTTTCAGAAGACTCTACCAAAATTTTCATGCTCTCCTGGAAATCAGGAACTAAAAAGCAGTATAACACACACATTAACAGGTGGTTTCGCTACTGTACTGATAGAAAAATTTCTCCAATTTCGCCAGCTTTGGGAACGGTAATTGAATTTTTCACTGAACAGTTTAATAAAGGTCTAGGCTatggaataaaatctggaaagtagatccctcggaagcaccgagaacaaggcaaacagtgaaaattgcagactcggtttgattgagtctgttcatgagcagtaatggaaaatgcaacaccgcccacgccccctagcaccggcttaagcagtattcaatcttcaaatctaaatgagttgaaatcaatgatcccgaaggaccagaaaatataacaacactgagatgaagtcggggcgactttttacggccgccacacagcacttaacacccgctgttgtgaagtaaataaaatctggaaagtagatccctcggaagcaccgagagcCTTAATACAGCACGTGGAGCACTTTCTGCTCTGGGACTTAATTTTGAAGGTTTTCGAGTTGGTAACCACCCATTGGTCATTAGATACATGAAAGGTGTATTTGCAGCAAGACCATCACAACCGCGTTATGCTGCCGTTTGGGATGTGAATAAAGTATTGGTTTATTTAAAGGCACTTTCACCGGTAAAACATCTTTCGTTAAAAAACCTTACACTTAAGCTGGTGATGCTCATGGCTCTGACTCAGGCTGCACGCATACAGACGTTACAGTTAATTTGTTATAACAGTTACAAAAAGTTAAAAACAGAGtttgtgttcaagtttgatgGTATGTTGAAACAGAATAGGCCAGGatgtaatataatttttatttcttttaaggcCTATCCTCCAGATAGGAGGCTTTGTATTTATACTGTGTTAAAGGAATATTTAGCACGCACGCATGTCATAAGGAATGACAGAAATTCTAATAGACTGTTACTCAGTTATGTTAAACCATATAATAATGTTACAACAGACACAATTTCCAGATGGATCAAAACTGTTATGTGTAGATCTGGGATAGACACTAAAGTATCCGGCTCTCATAGTGTTAGAGCAGCATCAACATCTAAAGCCAAGGCTTCAGGAGTACCTATTGGGACAATTTTAGAAAAAGCTGGTTGGTCCTCAGAAAGTACCTTTGCACGGATTTATGATAGGAAAATAAATACAGGCAGAGATCAATTTCAGGAAGGTGTGCTGCGGCACTAGGTGTTTTTCACATTAGGCTTCAAAGTCTCAGGTAAGCCTGAACGAAATTCTTAAtcgaaaaagaattaaaaaaattaaacgagacttaccttggTAGAAGTCgaagttttatttcaattcttTGAGTAAGAATATAGTGA from Mercenaria mercenaria strain notata chromosome 11, MADL_Memer_1, whole genome shotgun sequence includes the following:
- the LOC128546615 gene encoding uncharacterized protein LOC128546615, producing the protein MNQLIWDAVSPNARTSDRKLQHIEESIVKSGTILVKAVNQLAQIESEHSDVQLGTVIDQCNDVLALLGHANKQVNLTRKDFLRPEMSKEYTHLCSQSRPFTKFLFGDDVSKSAKELEDCSKISNRMFDRRPFRGGPTRRLMNRGFRFRGGYGRGMRPRGRGMFDPGTSAVE